ctatccactcctacactgatgataccaccctgcacttttcaacgTCTTTTTCATAcaccaacccttcaggaagtaaatatttcacgaagggaagccacagaacgcctgacttctgatctttctaaaatttatgtttgggtcagagcaaacttggtattgtttaatgcctcaaaaactcaattcctccatatatcaactcgacacaaccttccagacaactatcctttcttctttaatgacactcaactgtccccctcttatacattgaacatcctcagtctgtcctttacttataatctgaactggaaacttcacatctcgtctctaactaaaacagcttctgtgaagttaggtgttctgagacatctctgccagtttttctcacccgcccccagctgctaaatttgtacaagggccttatctgtccatgtatggagtatgctttacatgtctgggggggttccacttataccggtcttctaggcagggtggaatcaaaagctattCATCTCATCAGGTCCTCTCCTCTTACGGACTAGTCTTCAGCCTCTCGCTCATCgctacaatgttgcatctctagctgtcttctactgctattttcatgctaactgcccttctgatcttgctaactgcatgccccccctcctcccgcggcctcgctgcacaaaactttcttctttctctcaccccaattctgtccacctttctaatgaaAGACTTatccagtattcccaatcattcatccctttctctggtaaactctggagctccctggctgcttctgtatttccaccttcctctgacttgaattccttcaagacacttatccttcaatttttgactactgctttagacccttttatgggactggcatctcagtgggctttttttatttattggatttttgttgcgcttggccagtgtccctcgtacataaaaaaaaaaataaataaaataaaatgtcctAAGACCTCTAGCGATTCAGGAGCGGTATGCACAAAACGGGAGGGGGAAAGTGGTACGTGTGAACTAGTTCGTGCTAGATTTTGGGAAACAGGTACGTGAAAATAGGTTCGAAACACTGCAAACTTATTTCCCACGAACCTATTTCCCAGTTTGAACATTGGCTTAGAAACAGGATCGTGTGTAATATGAAGCATAGTTGGTAACACGTACTTGGTAATAAGTTCGTTTCAAAATTGTTAACAGGTAGACTTCAGGAATATCGAAAAAagtttatttctatatttgaTCAAGGACTTTATTTCAATAAAATTCCTCTGAGTACATATTACTGTACCGTGTGAAAGAACTAAAATAACCAAAATAACTAAAAGTTCATATGAGCTTCTATGAAAGATACAATTTCTGTTCTACAAATGGGGCAATGTTTACAAGTAGAGCTATTTATAATTGTGACATATCTAAGGCAGACAGTTGTGTGACCGCAGGGAAACAGGCAGATTGGCTTTTTCTTATTCACAGAGGCACTGTAGCAGACCACACAGTCAGCTTTGTCACTAGTTGATTGCAGAGTTGATGGTCCTGGTTCCGTGTCGTCTGACTgctgcagatagatagatagatagatagatagatagatagatagatagatagatagatatatagatggatagatagatagacagatagttaTACAAGTGTAAAACATTACCTCAGTTCTGGCTTGGCGAGATGCTGCCATTCGTGTTCTTAGTGGTGTATAGGGGGCTGCTGCTTCACGTGGGCGGCTACGCCTGGGAGGGTGAATGGGGGAATGGTAGACAGCCTCTGGCTCCTCTTCAAGTAAAGGTTCAGGTTCAGGATGAGGCTGTACATCGTCATTCCCAACCTGTACAACTTGCTGCTGCCCCTCCTCATCAGGTTCGTCGGTTCTGAGGACCCTTTTCTTCATGCCGAGGTAATGCGTGCGCTTTATGAAAGCCTCAACAGTTCCACCAGCAAGCAACTCTCTGTTAGCTTTCTCGATCCTCTGCTGTGCCATTGTTTTCCCCTGCTGCCGTGTGACAGAAACACCATTTGCAACTCTGACTACATCCAGCTCGAATTGCAGAGTTTTCCTCTTGATGTACTCAATGAAGGTCCAAAACCTTGTCTTGGGCTTCAAATCCTTTGACATAACAGCATGATATGACTCGCATGAATTATTTGTTCTGTGCACTTGTTCCCACACAGACAACCTATCCACTCCAATCCGTCTCAACCAAAAGTTGTTGTAATACTCTACAAGGCTGTCCACAGCAGCTTGTTGTCTGGGAATTTGTGGCTTAGAGTTTGAGAAACTGCAGACCCTCCTCAATCTTGTCTGCTGgcaaaaggggaagagaaaaaaacccTCTTACCCAAAGCTTAAAGACTGAGCCAGGTTTGTTAAATTCCCCCGCAGAACCCTCTTCTGGTTGGTTCGGAAGACTGCTTGGTTGTGGTGAAACCAACAGCCAAGCAGTCTTGCACTGGGAAATACTGTACCTATAGCGTTGTGTATTGCTACTTCAAAATCGCTGTGTACAATAGTTGGATCCAGTCCAGATAACTGAGACTTAATCCTATCAAGAACTGCAGTATACAGCTCCCCTTGCCTGCTCGTCATGAGGACATGGAACATAGGCAGAAAATTGTCTCCAAAACGTCCGAAAATGGTCAGGTGCTGCTCAAAAATTGCTGGTACAACAGAAAATGTAGCATCCATGGCCATCTCTTCCACGTGCATGACAATGTCCTCTATACCATCCTCATACATTATCAAGGCAAGGTTATTGTTGTAGGTAGCCACACCTTTATAGAAAGACTGGAACATAGTATTTGATGCCAAGAAGTCTGCTGCCTCCAAGGGGCTGgctggagcaggaggaaggtaTTTGTTTCGTTCATTTAGCAGTGTGCGCCTCACGCTTTCAAATGACACAGAAGTTGCTGCAGAAGCTGGAGCCCTGGCACATCGTTCATCATAAACATGCCTGTGAATTGATCTTGATGAAATTTTGAGTGTAATCTTACTTGTCTACACAATATATACAATGTTTATAGAGAAATTAACATCACCGTAGTAATTTGCGTTTGTTAATTACCTAACTATAGTGCATATCAAGGTACTTGCCTGGCATTCTGTGTTGGATCATTCTTAATTGAGTCTTTCATAGACGATTTTAGCTCCATCTGCTCGATGTAACTTGCCTGGGAGTCATGGTTGTGGTCTTTGGTCACCATCATAGTGCTGTTCTCCAGGTTGATGTGGCCACACCCATGGCACCCACTTTTGAACAAATGACACCGCACATGAAGCTTCTCATTGTACTGCCGATCCTTGACATAGGCTTGGTCATCAAAAACGTACACCGTGGAACCACGCCTCTGTCCCTCGATTTTTCTGACCTGCCTTGCCTCGCGGTGACTTTCCTCACTCATTGTCACTGCTTAAATAGACAAGGGCCGGGTGATTATGTTGAATAATAAGACACAAACAAGAGACAGGAATAGCGTAAATGTTTCATCACAGTATACCAAAGTTGCACTTAACACTATACCACAGTGCCTGAACTCAGAGATGTCTGAGTAGCACCGGGCCGCACCACCATCACGTACCTGCGGGTGGAGGACTTCGCCACTGTGGATATTTTTTTAACTTAAGCTCGTTTCGAACCTAGTTACAACTATTTTCGAACATAATTCTATCTAGATCTTTTCGAACCAAGTTACAACTATTTTCGAACATAATTCTATCTAGCTCTTTTCGAACCAAGTTacaactcgtttttttttttttcacatttcgaACTAACTGGCGTTTACTTGGAAAAAATTCGAACACGTTCCTGTTTCAAACCCTGCACTATCTTATTGAACACGACCTAATTCACCCTCCCCAcaaaacttcataaaagctcCTCTTAAAGCTACACGTAACTTTCAAATTCTCCTCATAGCTAAAAGTTAGACTTGAGTTATGCAGAGTAATTGATAAAGTGACTCCTAGTTGTGAGCTGAATGATTTATGAGCTACTCATAAGAAGGCGCTATGTGGTGCATCTTGAGCATAGACTAATTCACCCTCCCCAcaaaacttcataaaagctcCTCTTAAAGCTACACGTAACTTTCAAATTCTCCTCATAGCTAAAAGCTAGACTTGAGTTATGCAGAGTAATTGATAAAGTGACTCCTAGTTGTGAGCTGAATGATTTATGAGCTACTCATAAGAAGGCGCTATGTGGTGCATCTTGAGCATAGTGCTAACGTATTGTTAAAAACACTCCCAGCACGATAATAAGGATATGGTAGTATGTTGTTATCATTttaatatgaaatatatatatatatatatatatatatatatatatatatatatatatatatatatatatatatatatatatatatatatatatatatatatgtatgtatatatatactcgtatatatatatatatatatatatatatatatatatatatatatatatatatatatatatatatatatatatatatatatatatatatatatatatatatatatatatatatatatatatatatatatatatatatatatattgttacataaTCGCATAGTATAGCTTGTGGGAGTAGGAAAAaacggaaggtgagagagaaagagagaacggatGTTCTGTAGGGAGGACTATATTTACTCAAGGAGataagtttcattattttattatacagTGAGATGCATTATTCATttaagatgaagggaggagaataggttacattattattttagttattcCAAGAAGtgattgttttgttaatttagtTTTTCCTTAATGTGTAAAGGCATAGATACTTAAGAAACTTGAgtattattttctacatttgtAATAAGAGTAAGGAAAATTTGTGAATAAACCAGACTTAGGAAAAGATTGTTTCCTTGACGACCTCCAGGTTCCCTTAAGTGACTTAAAAGACGCTCACGTATGTGGGTTTGGGCTATGACCataggagagggaaatgatCTATTCACCCTAGCTAGAGTGCTTGCGAAAGTCTCTGAGAGTCGCAGAACGGCAAAAGGCAAGGTAGAGTGCTTCGCGCATTCCCTGAGAGGCCTATCCCGCCGCAGTGGCGTGCACCGATCCGGAGGAGTTACGACGTCGGGGTACACTGCTGTCTGTCTTCCCCGTACGCTGAGACGGTGGTCAACAgcagccggtggtggtggtggctactaGGCTccactccccacccctccccctggCATTGTAACACTGGTGTCAGGAGTGGTATCAAGTGGACGCTGCTGCCGGTGTAGTGCCCATGGAAGGAGCCAAGGATATGTAGTGCCCAGGATTTACCACAGCGACTCTGAAGGACATACAGTGCCCAGGATTTACCGGGAGTGCCCAGGATGTACCGTGTCAGTGCGTGAAGTGTTAAGTGACGCCAGAACACGTAAGGCAGCAGGGACAGGACAGTTAATGAGTCTAGAGTATAAGAAACTGTGACTGACCGAGTAGCGAAAATGGCCAACCCAGAGGAAAAACTGGTCCTCATACTGGAAAAGTTGGAAGCTCTGGACACTAGTGTTCAGGAACAACTTGGTACTGTGAGTGTTGAAATTGCACGTTTGGAAAATTACATCGGGGAAAGTACTCAAAGGGTGCTGGACGAAGCAAAGTCTTTCACTGTGGAACAGTGTAAGGAAGTGGAAGACAAAGTTAGTGAACTGGAAAGTAAAGTGGACAGTGCTGTGAGTGACCTGAAAGACTATGTGAGGCAAGAGTTGGCTGTAGTAAACGCCAACTCAAGAGGAAAGGCTGGTAAGGTGAAAAGTGAACCTCCCAGTGAGAACAGTGCACCTCCTAGTGATAAAAGTGACAGTGAGGGGGAAGAATGGCCAGTATGTGGTGGGGCTGCACCTGTGAGCTTCAAGCCTCTGTCACCACCAAATTcttgtccctcctccccttcgccACCAGGTAGTGTTGCTAGTTCCACTCGCCGTTGGCGTCACAGGCTGCCAAGGCAAAAGCTTCAAGAGTTTGACGGTTCTGTCTCCTGGGAAGCCTATCGAGCCCAGTTCGAACTCTTGGCTAGTGCTCGGGGCTGGGACAGAACTGAGAGAGCCTTGCAGCTGGTGGGGGCACTGAAGGGACCAGCACTGGAGGTGTTGAACCAGTTACCAGCCTCTGATCATGCCTCGTACCGTAAAGTGGTTGCCGCCCTGGAGAGAAGGTATGGACACCAGCACCAAACAGAAGTGTACCGCGCAAGATTCAGGGGCAGGACAAGAGGTTCAGGTGAATCTCTAACTAACCTCGCGCAGGACCTGGAGGTGCTAGTAAGAAGGGCGTATCCGGGAGCGAGTGAAGACATGGTGCAGGTTCTGCTGCGGGATCAGTTTGTGGACGCGGTGGATAATGTGCAGATCCGTGTCTACATCCAGCAGGCTCATGTACAATCTCTGCAAGAGGCTCTAGCCAGGGGTCTGGAACTGGAATCAATCCTGCGCAGTATTCCCTGGAAAGTGACTTCTTACCCTGACACGCAAGCACCATTCAGGGCCAGGAGGGGGCGCAGGTCTCCCTCCTCGACGTCACAGTCCCCACCTCCAGGAGAGTTTCGAGGGAACTGCTTTGGGTGCGGACAGCCAGGCCACAGCAAGAGATACTGTCCTCAGAAGAATCAGGGAAAGAGTGCATCTGGACAGTATCAGTACCGCCCTTGCTGTTGGCACTGCGGGAAAGAGCATTTAGCTAGCTCCTGCCCCACCGCTCCACCGACTGTCACGGCACAGGATAAGGGAAACTCTGCCGGGCTGGAAGGAGGGGCCCTGAACCAGCCGTCACCCAGGAGGCCCCAGTCCATCTAAAGTGCCGCACTTCGGGCTCCCATTCCGTGCAGGTACAGGGACAGGTGGACAATAAACCCTGTAACTTGACGGTGGATACGGGAGCGGAGCGAACTTTCCTGCGAGAGGACACGGTGGCGGCCGACCTTGAACCCTCAGGACAGCAGCTGAGTGGCGTGACGGGCCATTGTATGCAGCTGAAGGGTCCAGTGCAGGCAAAGGTTACTGTTGGGGATGTGGATGAAACCCTGCCAGTTTATGTGGCTGACCTTGAGGAGAACCTTCTAGGCCTGGATTACCTGAAGGAGAGTAAGGCGGTACTGGACTTCGGGGACATGACAATGGGGATCGGTAACAGGAAGGTGCCGCTGCTGGAGGGAGGCAGTGACGTGCGAGTGTTGACGGCATGTGCCACTCGCATTCCCCCCATGTCCGAAGCCAGTCTCCGCTGCCGTCTTAGCAGGATGATGGAGGGTGAAGGCCTGGTCAGTCCATCCTCACAGCAATCTCTGCCCGAAGGAGTAATCGTCGGCCGGACTCTAGTACCACCAGAACAGGAAGAAGTACGGGTAGTTGTTGCCAATCTTTCCTCCGAGCCACGGGATGTACGGGAAGGTGCGTTGATGGGTACGTGTGAAGTGGTGCAACGAGAAAAGAGTACGGAGGTTATGCCCAGTGGTCCGCAGGTCTGTGACACGGAGGTCCCCTCACACCTGCAGGATTTATGGCAGCGGAGTGTTGTCTGCCTAACGGAGGAGCAGGCTGGGGAGGTAGGGCAGTTGCTGTCACGATATGCGGACGTCTTCTCCAAAGGGGACCACGACAAGGGTTGTACAGACCTCGTTAAACACCACATCCACATGGGAGACGCTAGGCCCACAATCACACGGGAGACGCTAGGCCCATCAAGACCCCACCTAGAAGGATCGCACCTGCTCGGAGGATCGAGATGGAAAAGGCAGTGGAGGAGTTAAAGGCTCAGGAAGTGATTGAAAAATCGTCGAGCCCATGGTCATCTGCCGTGGTTCTGGTGCGGAAGAAGGATGGTACGTCACGTTGCTGTGTGGATTACCGTTCTTTAAATGCTGTGACAACCAAGGACTCTTACCCACTGCCAAGGATTGACGATACGCTGGACTCTTTGGCTGGTGCATGTTGGTTTTCTACCCTTGATTTGAAATCTGGGTACCACCAAGTAGAAATGGCAGAGGAGGATAAACCAAAGACAGCGTTCACTTATGGACAAGGACTGTGGCAGTTTCGTGTGATGAGCTTTGGTCTAGTGAACGCACCAGCGACGTTCGAGCGGTTAATGGAGCGAGTTTTGGATGGTCTGTTGTGGAAAAGTGCCCTGGTGTATCTGGATGATGTGTTAGTTTATGGAAGCACGTTTGAAAAGGCACTCGAGAGACTGGAAACTGTGTTGGACAGGTTTAGAACTGTGAACTTGAAACTGAGCCCAAAAAAATGCTGCCTGTTCCAAAAGGAGGTACCTTTTCTAGGACATGTGGTCAGTGGCGATGGAGTTAGAACGGACCCTGGAAAAGTGGAGGCGATAAGTGAGTGGCCGAGGCCACAAAATGTTCGTGAAGTGCGAGGGTTTCTGGGGCTGTGTGCATACTATCGTCGTTTTGTGAAGGGATTCTCACAGTCTGCCGCTCCACTGCACCACCTTACTAGAAAAGGCGCCAGGTTCCTGTGGGATGACGAGTACCAGGAAGCGTTTCAACAGCTCAAAGAGGCGCTCGTGAGTGCTCCAGTGCTGCCATACCCCGATCCGGCAAAGCCGTACATCTTGGACTGTGACGCGAGTGCTGAGGGTGTGGGTGCTGTCCTGTCCCAGTTGAAAGACGGACAGGAGCGAGTGGTCTCGTACTTCAGTCACAAGTTCACTGCCCCGG
The Scylla paramamosain isolate STU-SP2022 chromosome 3, ASM3559412v1, whole genome shotgun sequence genome window above contains:
- the LOC135096633 gene encoding uncharacterized protein LOC135096633, coding for MANPEEKLVLILEKLEALDTSVQEQLGTVSVEIARLENYIGESTQRVLDEAKSFTVEQCKEVEDKVSELESKVDSAVSDLKDYVRQELAVVNANSRGKAGKVKSEPPSENSAPPSDKSDSEGEEWPVCGGAAPVSFKPLSPPNSCPSSPSPPGSVASSTRRWRHRLPRQKLQEFDGSVSWEAYRAQFELLASARGWDRTERALQLVGALKGPALEVLNQLPASDHASYRKVVAALERRYGHQHQTEVYRARFRGRTRGSGESLTNLAQDLEVLVRRAYPGASEDMVQVLLRDQFVDAVDNVQIRVYIQQAHVQSLQEALARGLELESILRSIPWKVTSYPDTQAPFRARRGRRSPSSTSQSPPPGEFRGNCFGCGQPGHSKRYCPQKNQGKSASGQYQYRPCCWHCGKEHLASSCPTAPPTVTVQGQVDNKPCNLTVDTGAERTFLREDTVAADLEPSGQQLSGVTGHCMQLKGPVQAKVTVGDVDETLPVYVADLEENLLGLDYLKESKAVLDFGDMTMGIGNRKVPLLEGGSDVRVLTACATRIPPMSEASLRCRLSRMMEGEGLVSPSSQQSLPEGVIVGRTLVPPEQEEVRVVVANLSSEPRDVREGALMGTCEVVQREKSTEVMPSGPQVCDTEVPSHLQDLWQRSVVCLTEEQAGEAHNHTGDARPIKTPPRRIAPARRIEMEKAVEELKAQEVIEKSSSPWSSAVVLVRKKDGTSRCCVDYRSLNAVTTKDSYPLPRIDDTLDSLAGACWFSTLDLKSGYHQVEMAEEDKPKTAFTYGQGLWQFRVMSFGLVNAPATFERLMERVLDGLLWKSALVYLDDVLVYGSTFEKALERLETVLDRFRTVNLKLSPKKCCLFQKEVPFLGHVVSGDGVRTDPGKVEAISEWPRPQNVREVRGFLGLCAYYRRFVKGFSQSAAPLHHLTRKGARFLWDDEYQEAFQQLKEALVSAPVLPYPDPAKPYILDCDASAEGVGAVLSQLKDGQERVVSYFSHKFTAPERNYCVTRKELLAVIKSVDHFHPYLYGAKFTVRTDHAALKWLKTLKNPEGQLARWIGKLEQHDYTIEHRPGRVHSNADSLSRRPCSQACAHCQRREADQDLVCNRGTLTANSSKWIQDLIQAQREDADVGPIVEMLEEDSERPPWEWVAAFSPETKLLWKEWDVLRMSEGVLQRHWQTSDGKVKFWQLVVPKQKRAELLKEAHAGKSSGHFGVRKTLGRLRQRAYWMKMRQDVQEWCKACDVCCAKMDPGRRKIAPLQLYQVGAPMERVAVDIVGPLPCTARGNRFVCVAMDYFTKWPEAYPLPNHEASTVAEVLVSEYFSRFGVPEELHSDQGREFESAVFKEYCQLLGIRKTRTTPLRPQSDGMVERFNRTLAQELAKSCQPDQGDWDQRLPLLLMAYRSAEHEATGYSPFRLMCGREMRLPIDVVTGSPPDEELPTNVTPYVTDLQDRLREVHHQVRDNLRIAGGAMRDRYNARASFPPFRVGQLVWLHNPRRRKGLSPKLQSPWEGPYTVEDRITDVAFRIRRGPRTRPMVVHADRLWRYYGPGIFTWGRLEDAEASNSDEELGCSSPMAMTDDDVEYATEEPPGEVPAPLESPLAGREDDTINQRTGAVDGTNQEQETVEEGRPRRTHRAPRWTTDYVMGDSEIIHV
- the LOC135096626 gene encoding uncharacterized protein LOC135096626, coding for MSEESHREARQVRKIEGQRRGSTVYVFDDQAYVKDRQYNEKLHVRCHLFKSGCHGCGHINLENSTMMVTKDHNHDSQASYIEQMELKSSMKDSIKNDPTQNARHVYDERCARAPASAATSVSFESVRRTLLNERNKYLPPAPASPLEAADFLASNTMFQSFYKGVATYNNNLALIMYEDGIEDIVMHVEEMAMDATFSVVPAIFEQHLTIFGRFGDNFLPMFHVLMTSRQGELYTAVLDRIKSQLSGLDPTIVHSDFEVAIHNAIADKIEEGLQFLKL